A genomic window from Winogradskyella sp. J14-2 includes:
- a CDS encoding secondary thiamine-phosphate synthase enzyme YjbQ, whose product MICFQKEIKLEAHPRGFHLITSKIINAIPEVKQIRIGQLQVFIKHTSASLTINENADPSVRLDFESHINKMVPENQPYYKHTYEGPDDMPAHIKASLMGTSVQIPITNGKLNMGIWQGIYLCEHRNYASGRSLVLTAFGCV is encoded by the coding sequence ATGATATGCTTTCAAAAAGAAATTAAATTAGAGGCTCACCCAAGAGGTTTTCATCTTATTACTTCAAAAATAATAAATGCAATCCCTGAGGTTAAACAGATAAGAATTGGCCAATTACAAGTTTTTATTAAACATACATCAGCAAGTTTAACCATAAATGAAAATGCAGACCCATCAGTAAGATTAGATTTTGAAAGTCATATTAATAAAATGGTGCCCGAAAATCAACCGTATTATAAACATACCTATGAAGGACCAGATGATATGCCAGCACATATAAAAGCTTCTTTGATGGGAACCTCAGTACAAATACCAATTACTAATGGTAAACTAAATATGGGTATTTGGCAAGGTATATACCTTTGTGAGCACCGAAACTATGCCTCTGGCCGATCTTTAGTGCTTACGGCTTTTGGTTGTGTTTAA
- a CDS encoding asparagine synthetase B: protein MDAESQENHLKAYGVTYWTLERELKVNWLLNYRGGSFLLPDAEIIQRECQIRGVSFEVISDTKAQEILDEIASPAVNQEAVVLEKAPKIAVYTPYGKQPWDDAVTMVLTYAEIPYETIYDEEVLNDELLLYDWLHLHHEDFTGQYGKFYRTYRSAAWYIEEKKAAEELANRLGYDKVSEAKLAVALKIRDYVVGGGFMFAMCSATDSFDIALSAEGVDICEPMFDGDGSDPGYQNKIDYSKTFAFKDYILERSPNVYEFSSIDMTQKRQIPFKTDYFSLMEYSAKWDPIPTMLTQNHTSLVKGFMGQTTSFTREEIKSNVLVMGENRTNGEAKYIHGIKGKGFFTFYGGHDPEDYTHRVGDPKTELDLHPTSPGYRLILNNVLFPAAKKKKQKT, encoded by the coding sequence ATGGATGCTGAGTCTCAAGAAAATCATCTCAAAGCTTATGGAGTTACTTACTGGACGTTAGAGCGAGAGTTGAAAGTAAACTGGTTGTTAAATTATAGAGGAGGTTCGTTTTTGTTACCAGATGCTGAGATTATTCAGCGCGAATGTCAAATCAGAGGTGTGTCTTTTGAAGTGATTTCAGATACTAAAGCACAAGAAATTTTGGATGAAATTGCTAGTCCTGCGGTAAATCAAGAGGCGGTTGTATTAGAAAAAGCACCAAAGATTGCAGTCTATACACCTTACGGAAAGCAACCTTGGGATGATGCTGTAACAATGGTTTTAACTTATGCTGAAATTCCGTATGAAACTATTTATGACGAAGAAGTTTTAAACGATGAACTCTTACTTTACGACTGGCTTCACTTGCATCACGAGGACTTTACTGGTCAGTACGGAAAATTTTATAGAACCTACCGTTCTGCAGCATGGTATATTGAAGAAAAGAAAGCGGCAGAAGAATTAGCAAATAGACTGGGTTACGATAAGGTGTCTGAAGCAAAATTAGCAGTAGCCCTAAAAATTAGAGATTACGTAGTAGGTGGTGGATTTATGTTTGCAATGTGTTCTGCAACCGATAGTTTTGATATTGCTTTATCAGCAGAAGGCGTTGACATTTGCGAGCCTATGTTTGATGGAGATGGAAGTGATCCTGGATATCAGAACAAAATAGATTACTCAAAAACATTTGCGTTTAAGGACTACATATTAGAAAGAAGTCCTAATGTTTATGAATTTTCTTCAATAGATATGACTCAAAAACGTCAAATACCTTTTAAAACAGACTACTTTTCTTTAATGGAATACTCTGCAAAGTGGGATCCTATACCAACGATGTTAACACAAAATCATACATCTCTAGTAAAGGGATTTATGGGACAAACGACATCTTTTACAAGAGAAGAAATAAAATCTAATGTATTGGTAATGGGCGAAAATAGAACTAATGGAGAAGCAAAATACATTCACGGAATTAAGGGTAAAGGCTTTTTTACATTTTATGGAGGTCACGATCCAGAAGATTATACACATAGAGTAGGAGACCCAAAGACAGAACTCGATTTACACCCAACATCTCCTGGTTATAGGTTAATATTAAATAATGTACTTTTTCCAGCTGCTAAGAAGAAGAAGCAGAAAACGTAA
- a CDS encoding sulfotransferase family protein, whose protein sequence is MDNIKRICLWSGPRNISTALMYAFAQRTDTKVFDEPLYAYYLRHHPYAKGYHPGAEDIIKTMESNGEKVVEVMLRNTEKPVLFFKQMTHHLLDLERSFMKDTINIILTRDPLDMLPSFDKVIHNFTIDDVGYQLHIDLLNYFESQSIPFKVINSKQVLKNPEDTLSKLCEFADIPFKKSMLSWKPQKREEDGIWAKYWYHNIHKSSGFQEYKPKTEAFPAHLNTLLEQCLPHYNRLMEYAI, encoded by the coding sequence ATGGATAATATTAAACGTATATGTTTATGGTCTGGACCAAGAAATATATCCACTGCATTAATGTACGCTTTTGCACAACGTACAGACACAAAAGTGTTTGATGAACCACTTTATGCCTATTATCTCAGGCACCATCCATATGCAAAAGGTTATCATCCAGGTGCTGAAGATATTATAAAAACAATGGAATCTAATGGTGAAAAGGTAGTAGAAGTGATGCTACGTAATACTGAAAAACCAGTATTGTTTTTCAAGCAAATGACGCATCATCTTTTAGATTTAGAGCGTTCATTTATGAAAGATACCATCAATATTATTTTAACAAGAGATCCTTTAGACATGCTGCCATCATTTGATAAAGTGATTCATAATTTCACAATTGATGATGTAGGTTATCAACTTCATATTGACCTTTTAAATTATTTTGAAAGTCAAAGCATTCCTTTTAAGGTTATAAATTCTAAACAAGTGCTTAAAAATCCTGAAGATACATTAAGCAAGTTATGCGAATTTGCAGACATCCCATTTAAAAAATCAATGCTATCCTGGAAACCTCAGAAAAGAGAAGAAGATGGTATTTGGGCAAAATATTGGTATCATAACATTCATAAATCGAGTGGATTTCAAGAATATAAACCAAAAACAGAAGCTTTTCCAGCACACCTAAATACGCTTTTAGAACAATGTTTACCTCATTATAATAGACTGATGGAGTATGCCATTTAG
- a CDS encoding aminotransferase class IV — translation MVHGTHNAQEDSRNDHILISVNNQLFPRNEAKISVFDSGYLVGDGVWEALRLHNGVLVFIKDHFNRLWQSAKTVGMALPFTKKELTQKVWDTLNANGMKDDVHVRIMVTRGIKKTPSQDPRLTISGPNVVIIPEYKIASKASKEKGITLFTSTIRRGSPDYLDPRLNCHSKLHEVQALIQAIEAGADEALMLDINGFVATCNATNFFIIKNGEVWTSTNKYCMNGITRAKVIELCNANDISCFEKDFSLFDVYGADEAFVTGTFGGLTPVTKIDGRQIGEGKFGKMTRELSHLYEQLIEKTVANG, via the coding sequence ATGGTTCACGGTACACACAATGCTCAAGAAGATTCTAGAAATGACCATATTCTCATTTCTGTAAATAATCAGCTTTTCCCAAGAAATGAAGCAAAGATTTCAGTTTTTGACAGCGGCTATTTGGTTGGAGATGGTGTATGGGAAGCTTTGCGGTTACACAATGGAGTTCTAGTGTTTATCAAAGACCATTTCAATAGGTTATGGCAATCTGCTAAAACGGTTGGTATGGCACTGCCATTTACTAAAAAAGAGTTAACCCAAAAAGTATGGGACACACTTAATGCTAATGGTATGAAGGATGACGTACACGTTAGGATTATGGTAACGCGTGGCATTAAAAAAACACCATCTCAAGATCCAAGACTAACCATTTCTGGACCAAATGTGGTGATTATTCCAGAGTATAAAATTGCTTCAAAAGCATCTAAAGAAAAAGGGATTACATTGTTTACGAGTACCATAAGAAGAGGTTCACCAGATTATCTAGACCCAAGGTTAAATTGCCATAGTAAGCTTCATGAAGTTCAGGCGCTTATTCAAGCGATTGAAGCTGGAGCAGATGAAGCTTTAATGCTAGATATAAACGGATTTGTAGCGACTTGTAATGCTACTAATTTTTTTATAATTAAAAATGGCGAGGTGTGGACATCTACAAATAAATATTGTATGAATGGAATTACCAGAGCTAAGGTTATAGAGCTATGTAATGCCAACGATATATCCTGTTTTGAAAAAGACTTTTCTTTGTTTGATGTCTACGGAGCAGACGAAGCTTTTGTTACAGGAACCTTTGGAGGTTTAACACCTGTTACAAAAATTGATGGACGACAAATAGGAGAGGGTAAATTTGGAAAAATGACTAGAGAATTAAGCCATTTGTATGAGCAGTTAATCGAAAAAACAGTAGCTAATGGATAA
- a CDS encoding AI-2E family transporter, translating into MLDQRRTTNILLLIIVIPLVFYLLKVLSFIFIPLIFSMFIALLFLPLMRQLGRKKVPKFLSIIVVLLLVSACVYLGIELIQLSSKEILATKSDFFPKAEEKLADLKVYLSNSFGIEFEQDKNFLAQFFEKENLGSTFGFLRTFLTTLLMTAFFVVLWLGESINVHNLLNNTILKQKHTSIKAFMKIEKDLIKFIKVKFLVSALTGLFTGLMCVFFDVSFPIFWGLFAFAINFVQMVGSFISVILLSIFAFVELDPTSTLFFFILSIALVQVVFGAILEPIFMGKSFSINIIAVLVMLMFWGFLWGIPGLIMAIPITVFIKIILEQFPSTKVIASLLSGTQTKLK; encoded by the coding sequence ATGTTAGACCAAAGACGTACAACAAACATCTTGTTGCTAATTATAGTTATTCCTTTAGTATTTTATTTACTTAAAGTGCTTTCCTTTATATTTATTCCGTTGATTTTTTCAATGTTTATAGCATTGCTATTCTTACCACTGATGCGACAACTAGGACGAAAAAAGGTTCCAAAGTTTTTAAGCATTATAGTAGTCTTACTTTTGGTATCTGCCTGTGTTTACTTAGGTATAGAACTTATTCAGCTTTCTAGTAAAGAAATTTTAGCAACAAAATCAGATTTTTTTCCTAAAGCAGAGGAGAAACTGGCAGATTTAAAGGTATATCTATCCAATAGTTTTGGTATTGAGTTTGAACAAGATAAAAACTTTTTAGCGCAATTTTTTGAAAAAGAAAATTTGGGATCAACATTTGGTTTTTTGAGAACGTTTTTAACAACCCTATTAATGACCGCGTTTTTTGTTGTCTTGTGGTTAGGCGAATCTATAAATGTCCATAATTTATTAAACAATACAATCTTAAAACAAAAACATACCTCTATCAAGGCATTTATGAAAATAGAAAAAGACCTTATAAAATTTATAAAGGTGAAGTTTTTGGTCAGTGCATTAACGGGTTTATTTACGGGTTTAATGTGTGTATTCTTTGATGTTAGTTTCCCTATATTTTGGGGATTATTTGCTTTTGCTATTAACTTTGTACAAATGGTAGGCTCTTTCATTTCGGTAATTTTACTTTCAATTTTTGCATTTGTAGAGTTAGACCCTACGAGCACTTTATTCTTCTTTATACTATCTATTGCTCTTGTCCAAGTAGTGTTTGGCGCAATTTTAGAACCGATTTTTATGGGTAAATCGTTTTCAATTAATATTATAGCAGTTTTAGTTATGTTAATGTTTTGGGGATTCCTTTGGGGAATACCAGGTCTTATTATGGCTATTCCTATCACAGTTTTTATTAAGATTATTCTCGAACAGTTTCCTAGTACTAAGGTCATAGCCAGTTTATTATCTGGCACGCAGACCAAACTCAAATAA
- the dnaB gene encoding replicative DNA helicase has product MKQPNQIQGYKVDKSTIISLEKGKIPPQAIDLEEVVLGAMMIDKKGVDEVIDILSPEAFYKDAHKYIFEAIFKLFENSEPIDLLTVSSQLKKDEKLDLVGGDFYLISLTQRVSSSAHIEFHARIILQKYIQRSLIKISNEIIEDAYDETKDVFDLLDNAEAKLYEVTQGNVKKSTETAQSLVIQAKKKIEEISNKEGLSGIPTGFDKLDKLTSGWQPSDLIIVAARPGMGKTALTLTMARNIAVDFNKAVAFFSLEMSSVQLITRLISSETGLSSEKLRTGKLEKHEWEQLNVKVKTLEKAPLFIDDTPSLSIFDLRAKARRLASQYDIKVIMIDYLQLMTAGGSQKGGNREQEISMISRNLKALAKELNVPVIALSQLSRAVETRGGSKRPLLSDLRESGAIEQDADIVSFIYRPEYYKIDEWDDEERSPTEGQGEFIVAKHRNGGLDNIRLKFIGHLGKFDNLDDFDTPFEFQSKLNAAANDDTFKPDSFPSASDAFDEPEDDGVPF; this is encoded by the coding sequence ATGAAACAACCCAACCAAATACAAGGTTATAAAGTCGATAAAAGCACTATCATTAGCTTAGAAAAAGGTAAGATACCACCTCAAGCTATTGATTTAGAAGAAGTTGTGCTTGGGGCAATGATGATAGATAAAAAAGGAGTAGACGAGGTTATTGATATTTTAAGCCCAGAAGCATTCTATAAAGATGCCCATAAATATATCTTCGAAGCAATTTTCAAATTATTTGAAAACAGCGAACCTATAGACTTATTAACCGTTTCTTCGCAATTAAAGAAAGATGAAAAGTTAGATTTGGTTGGTGGCGATTTTTATCTTATTTCATTAACACAGCGCGTATCATCGTCTGCGCATATAGAGTTTCATGCACGAATTATTCTTCAAAAATACATACAACGCAGTCTAATTAAAATTTCTAATGAAATAATAGAAGATGCTTATGATGAAACAAAAGATGTTTTTGATCTTTTAGATAATGCCGAAGCTAAACTTTACGAAGTTACACAAGGTAACGTAAAAAAATCTACAGAAACAGCTCAAAGTCTAGTAATTCAAGCCAAAAAGAAAATTGAAGAAATCTCTAATAAGGAAGGTTTAAGCGGTATACCAACAGGTTTTGATAAGTTAGATAAATTAACCTCGGGTTGGCAACCAAGTGACCTAATTATTGTAGCAGCACGTCCTGGTATGGGTAAAACAGCACTTACGCTCACAATGGCCAGAAATATTGCCGTAGATTTCAACAAAGCCGTAGCGTTCTTTTCTTTAGAAATGTCTTCAGTACAATTAATTACGCGTTTAATTTCTAGTGAAACAGGGTTATCTTCAGAAAAATTAAGAACAGGTAAACTTGAAAAACACGAGTGGGAACAGCTTAATGTAAAGGTAAAAACCTTAGAAAAAGCTCCCTTGTTTATAGATGATACACCTTCGCTTTCAATTTTTGATTTAAGAGCCAAAGCACGCAGACTAGCATCTCAATACGATATTAAAGTAATCATGATAGATTATTTACAGCTAATGACTGCTGGTGGAAGCCAAAAAGGCGGTAACAGAGAACAAGAAATCTCCATGATTTCCCGTAACCTAAAAGCCTTAGCAAAAGAACTTAATGTGCCTGTTATTGCTTTATCGCAGCTTTCTCGTGCTGTAGAAACGCGTGGAGGTAGCAAACGTCCGCTCTTATCAGATCTACGTGAGTCTGGTGCTATTGAGCAGGATGCTGATATTGTTTCATTTATATACAGGCCAGAATATTACAAGATTGATGAATGGGATGATGAAGAGCGCTCACCAACTGAAGGTCAAGGTGAGTTTATAGTAGCTAAACATAGAAATGGTGGTTTAGACAACATTAGATTGAAGTTTATTGGGCATCTTGGTAAGTTTGATAATTTAGATGATTTTGATACGCCTTTTGAGTTTCAGTCTAAACTGAATGCGGCAGCTAACGACGACACCTTTAAACCAGATAGTTTCCCTTCAGCTTCTGATGCTTTTGATGAACCAGAGGATGACGGTGTACCTTTTTAA
- a CDS encoding acetyl-CoA carboxylase carboxyltransferase subunit alpha: MEYLEFELPIKELEEQLDKCQIIGKESDVDVTETCKQIEKKLAETKKEIYKNLTAWQRVQLSRHPNRPYTLDHIRALCGDSFLELHGDRNVKDDKAMIGGLGKIGDQTYMFIGQQKGYNTKTRQYRNFGMSNPEGYRKALRLMKSAEKFGIPVVTLIDTPGAYPGLEAEERGQGEAIARNILEMSRLKVPIITIIIGEGASGGALGIGVGDKVLMLENTWYSVISPESCSSILWRSWEYKEQAAEALKLTAKDMKRMKLVDQIIKEPLGGAHTDREKTFLAVRDAIVKSYEALKNLSPKELVKNRMDKYDQMGVYKD, translated from the coding sequence ATGGAATATTTAGAGTTTGAATTACCTATAAAAGAGCTAGAAGAGCAGCTCGATAAATGCCAAATTATTGGTAAGGAAAGTGATGTAGACGTTACCGAAACCTGCAAACAGATAGAAAAAAAGCTGGCAGAAACAAAAAAAGAAATTTATAAAAACTTAACTGCTTGGCAGCGCGTTCAGTTATCGCGCCACCCAAATAGACCTTATACTTTAGACCACATCAGGGCGCTTTGTGGCGATTCCTTTTTAGAATTACATGGGGATCGTAATGTCAAAGACGACAAAGCCATGATTGGTGGTTTAGGTAAAATTGGTGATCAAACCTATATGTTTATAGGTCAGCAAAAAGGTTATAACACCAAGACCAGACAATATAGAAACTTTGGAATGTCTAACCCAGAGGGATACCGTAAGGCACTTCGACTTATGAAATCTGCAGAAAAATTTGGAATTCCTGTGGTAACCTTAATAGATACACCTGGAGCTTACCCAGGCCTAGAAGCAGAAGAAAGAGGCCAAGGCGAAGCTATTGCAAGAAACATATTAGAAATGTCTCGCTTAAAAGTACCAATTATTACAATTATAATAGGCGAGGGAGCCTCTGGTGGTGCTTTAGGAATTGGAGTAGGAGATAAGGTACTAATGTTAGAAAATACTTGGTATTCTGTTATTTCCCCAGAATCGTGCTCTTCCATCTTATGGCGAAGCTGGGAGTATAAAGAGCAGGCAGCAGAGGCCCTAAAGTTGACTGCTAAGGATATGAAACGCATGAAACTTGTAGACCAAATCATTAAAGAACCGCTTGGTGGTGCTCACACAGATAGAGAAAAAACATTTTTAGCTGTAAGAGACGCGATAGTAAAATCTTATGAAGCGCTAAAAAACTTATCACCAAAAGAATTAGTTAAAAATCGTATGGATAAATATGATCAAATGGGTGTCTATAAGGACTAA
- a CDS encoding DMT family transporter: MPNARLKDYLHLHFLVFIAGFTAILGKEIALGATAIVWYRMTIAAVLMFIYIKLIKLNIKVSKKAIIKFSVAGVIIALHWITFFESIKQSNVSIALAMFSSGAFFASFIEPIFFKRRILLYEIGFGLVVIVGVFLITSSELKYINGIILGILSALFSTLFAVINGRFIEHYNATVISFYEFLSGVVFLSIFIHFSGIYFDEKFFTLSQSDWVFICILASVCTAYAFVGAVEVMRYISPFTVILTYNLEPIYGIILALFLFPETEKMSTQFYLGAALIISMVLLDALLKNSKAQRQKKISLNN; encoded by the coding sequence ATGCCAAACGCTAGACTTAAAGACTACCTTCACTTACATTTTCTGGTTTTTATTGCTGGTTTTACAGCAATTCTTGGTAAAGAAATAGCTCTGGGTGCAACAGCAATTGTCTGGTACAGAATGACTATTGCAGCTGTTTTAATGTTTATTTATATAAAACTTATAAAGCTAAATATTAAAGTGAGCAAAAAAGCAATCATTAAGTTTTCTGTAGCGGGAGTCATAATCGCACTGCATTGGATTACTTTTTTCGAATCCATAAAACAGTCCAATGTTTCTATTGCGTTGGCTATGTTTTCTTCGGGAGCGTTCTTTGCTTCCTTTATAGAACCAATTTTTTTTAAAAGACGTATTTTACTCTATGAGATTGGTTTTGGCTTAGTCGTAATTGTTGGTGTTTTTTTAATTACCAGTAGCGAACTAAAATATATCAACGGTATAATATTGGGCATACTTTCTGCCCTCTTTTCAACACTTTTTGCTGTTATTAACGGACGGTTTATTGAGCACTACAACGCCACAGTTATTTCATTTTATGAGTTTCTAAGCGGTGTTGTTTTTTTAAGCATATTTATACATTTTTCAGGTATTTACTTTGACGAAAAATTCTTTACACTCTCCCAATCAGATTGGGTTTTTATATGCATTCTTGCATCAGTGTGTACAGCATATGCATTTGTAGGCGCAGTAGAGGTTATGCGTTATATAAGCCCATTTACGGTTATCTTAACCTATAATTTAGAGCCCATTTACGGTATCATTTTAGCATTGTTTCTTTTTCCAGAAACCGAAAAAATGTCAACTCAGTTTTATTTAGGTGCTGCTTTAATAATATCCATGGTGCTCCTAGATGCTCTATTAAAAAATAGCAAAGCGCAAAGGCAAAAAAAGATATCTCTTAACAATTGA
- a CDS encoding LptF/LptG family permease → MLLLFIPIGITVDLAEKVGKIIENEAPFAEVTAYYVDFTVYFANLLFPLFLFLSVIWFTSKLANNTEIVAFLSSGVSFTRFLRPYLVGATIVSALALVLGMYLAPIASQGFNEFKYNYLKKNKNIQKTRDVYQQINDNDYIYVSNFIPKSKSGSNFTYEHFEGNELKYKIFADYIRYMEKDSSYRLTSYVKRTFENGIETIEKERRKDTIFPFEIEDLTPVEYAAETKSYGELLKFIKAEKKRGSQNIGRYEVVKLKKWSLPVSIYILTIIAVAVSSVKRRGGMGVNLAFGIAIAMIYVFFDKIFGVMAEQSNFSPVIAVWFPNLIFGILAIYLLQNAKR, encoded by the coding sequence ATGTTACTACTTTTTATACCCATCGGTATTACTGTAGATTTAGCTGAAAAAGTAGGAAAAATAATAGAAAATGAAGCTCCTTTTGCAGAAGTTACAGCGTACTATGTAGATTTCACGGTTTACTTTGCTAATTTATTATTTCCTTTATTTTTATTTTTATCTGTTATCTGGTTTACTTCCAAGCTAGCCAACAATACAGAAATAGTAGCTTTTTTAAGTTCTGGTGTATCGTTCACAAGATTTCTAAGACCTTACTTAGTGGGTGCAACAATTGTATCTGCACTTGCTTTAGTGTTAGGCATGTATTTAGCTCCAATAGCTAGTCAAGGATTCAACGAGTTCAAATATAATTATCTAAAGAAAAATAAAAACATACAAAAGACAAGAGATGTTTATCAACAGATCAATGATAACGATTATATATATGTAAGTAACTTTATACCTAAGAGTAAATCAGGAAGTAATTTTACTTATGAGCATTTTGAAGGAAATGAGCTAAAGTATAAAATCTTTGCTGATTATATTAGATACATGGAAAAGGACAGTAGTTATAGATTAACATCTTACGTAAAACGGACTTTTGAAAATGGTATAGAAACCATTGAAAAAGAACGGAGAAAAGACACAATTTTTCCATTTGAGATTGAGGATTTAACACCCGTTGAGTATGCAGCGGAAACAAAATCTTATGGAGAACTACTCAAATTTATAAAAGCCGAGAAAAAAAGAGGCTCTCAAAATATAGGTAGGTACGAAGTGGTAAAATTAAAAAAATGGAGTTTACCAGTATCTATATATATATTAACGATAATAGCAGTAGCAGTTTCTTCGGTAAAACGAAGAGGTGGTATGGGCGTTAATTTAGCGTTTGGTATAGCCATCGCTATGATTTATGTATTTTTTGATAAAATTTTTGGCGTTATGGCAGAACAATCAAATTTTTCGCCAGTAATAGCCGTTTGGTTTCCAAACCTTATATTTGGTATTTTAGCTATATACCTTCTACAGAATGCCAAACGCTAG
- the tgt gene encoding tRNA guanosine(34) transglycosylase Tgt: MKFNHLAKDKETKARAGVITTDHGTIETPIFMPVGTVGTVKGVHQRELKNDINPDIILGNTYHLYLRPQTPILEQVGGLHKFMNWDRNILTDSGGYQVYSLSANRKIKEEGVKFKSHIDGSYHVFTPENVMEIQRTIGADIIMAFDECTPYPCDYNYAKRSMHMTHRWLERCITHLSKLPFKYGYEQTFFPIVQGSTYKDLRMQSAEYIANASAQGNAIGGLSVGEPAEEMYAMTEVVCDILPEDKPRYLMGVGTPINILENIALGVDMFDCVMPTRNARNGMLFTAHGTINIKNKKWVDDFSPLDEMGITYVDTEYSKAYLKHLFSVNELLGKQIATIHNLGFYLWLVREARKHIIAGDFKVWKEKMVKQMDKRL, translated from the coding sequence ATGAAATTTAATCATTTAGCAAAAGACAAGGAAACAAAAGCAAGAGCAGGTGTTATTACTACTGATCATGGTACAATTGAAACTCCCATATTTATGCCGGTTGGTACTGTGGGTACAGTGAAAGGGGTACATCAAAGAGAACTGAAAAATGATATTAATCCAGATATTATTCTAGGTAACACGTACCACTTGTATCTTAGACCACAGACACCAATATTAGAGCAAGTAGGAGGACTTCATAAGTTTATGAATTGGGATAGAAACATTTTAACCGACTCTGGTGGTTACCAAGTATATTCTTTATCTGCAAATAGAAAAATTAAAGAGGAGGGCGTAAAATTTAAATCGCACATAGATGGTAGCTATCATGTATTTACACCCGAGAATGTCATGGAAATCCAACGCACTATAGGTGCAGACATAATTATGGCTTTTGACGAGTGTACACCTTACCCATGTGATTATAACTACGCTAAACGATCGATGCATATGACGCATCGTTGGCTAGAGCGATGCATAACACATTTAAGTAAACTACCATTTAAATATGGATATGAGCAAACTTTTTTTCCAATAGTGCAAGGTAGTACTTACAAGGATTTAAGAATGCAATCCGCCGAGTACATTGCCAATGCAAGTGCACAAGGAAATGCCATAGGTGGTTTATCTGTTGGCGAACCGGCTGAGGAAATGTATGCTATGACCGAAGTAGTGTGCGATATCTTACCAGAAGATAAACCAAGGTATTTAATGGGTGTAGGTACGCCAATCAATATATTAGAGAATATTGCGTTAGGTGTAGACATGTTTGACTGTGTAATGCCAACTCGAAATGCTAGAAATGGCATGCTATTTACAGCGCACGGCACCATAAATATTAAAAATAAAAAATGGGTAGATGATTTTTCTCCATTAGACGAAATGGGTATCACCTATGTAGACACTGAGTATAGCAAGGCATACCTTAAACATCTGTTTTCTGTTAACGAATTATTGGGAAAACAAATCGCTACAATTCATAACTTAGGATTTTATTTGTGGTTGGTTAGAGAAGCAAGGAAGCACATTATTGCAGGTGATTTTAAGGTATGGAAAGAAAAAATGGTTAAACAAATGGATAAAAGATTGTAG
- a CDS encoding transketolase: MPNIQQLEDLTTQVRRDILRMVHKVNSGHPGGSLGCAEFFVSLFNEIMETKDGFDMDGIGEDIFFLSNGHISPVYYSVLARAGYFPVEELNTFRLINSRLQGHPTTHEGLPGVRIASGSLGQGMSVAIGAAETKKLNNDNHLIYSLHGDGELQEGQNWEAIMYAAGNKVDNLIATIDLNGQQIDGSTDNVLPMGNIKAKFEAFGWDVVDIEEGNTIEAILEGMARAKSLTGKGKPVCVLLKTVMGNGVDFMMHTHAWHGKAPNDEQLATGLAQNTETLGDY, encoded by the coding sequence ATGCCTAATATTCAACAATTAGAAGATTTAACCACTCAAGTTCGTAGAGATATTCTACGCATGGTACACAAAGTGAATTCTGGTCATCCTGGCGGATCTCTGGGATGTGCAGAATTTTTTGTAAGCCTTTTCAACGAAATAATGGAAACCAAAGATGGCTTTGATATGGATGGTATTGGAGAAGATATATTTTTCTTATCCAATGGCCATATTTCGCCTGTATATTACAGTGTACTTGCTAGAGCAGGCTATTTTCCTGTTGAAGAATTAAATACGTTTAGATTAATAAACTCTAGATTACAAGGACACCCAACCACTCACGAAGGTTTACCTGGTGTAAGAATCGCTTCTGGCTCTCTTGGTCAAGGTATGTCTGTAGCTATAGGTGCTGCTGAAACCAAAAAATTAAATAACGATAATCATCTAATCTATAGTCTTCATGGAGATGGTGAGTTACAAGAAGGACAAAACTGGGAAGCCATAATGTATGCTGCTGGTAATAAAGTAGACAACCTTATTGCTACCATTGATCTTAATGGACAACAAATTGATGGCTCTACAGACAACGTTTTACCTATGGGAAACATTAAGGCTAAATTTGAAGCTTTTGGTTGGGATGTTGTAGACATTGAAGAAGGAAATACTATTGAAGCCATTTTAGAAGGTATGGCTCGCGCAAAATCCCTTACAGGAAAAGGAAAACCTGTTTGTGTTCTATTAAAGACAGTTATGGGTAATGGTGTAGATTTTATGATGCACACACACGCATGGCACGGAAAAGCACCAAACGATGAGCAACTAGCGACCGGCTTAGCTCAAAATACTGAAACTTTAGGAGATTATTAA